The following are encoded in a window of Arthrobacter woluwensis genomic DNA:
- a CDS encoding YceD family protein, which translates to MTIDVKDLGRSPGSMRTLEEQVPAPSDLGVPLIGVKEGSPVELDLRLESVHEGILVSGTADVLIEGECGRCLDPLAYDQRVTVQELFFYPDHVSEAEGDDEEQRRVEHDEIDLEPVLRDAVVTALPFQPVCREDCQGLCSECGIRLDDEPGHHHEVLDPRWAALANLQGQTGKTD; encoded by the coding sequence TTGACTATCGACGTCAAGGATCTTGGGCGCAGCCCAGGCAGCATGCGGACCCTGGAAGAGCAAGTGCCAGCACCAAGTGATCTTGGTGTGCCGCTCATTGGCGTGAAGGAAGGTTCCCCCGTGGAGCTGGACTTGAGGCTGGAGTCCGTACACGAAGGAATTCTGGTATCGGGAACCGCGGATGTCCTCATCGAGGGCGAATGCGGCCGCTGCCTGGATCCCCTTGCGTATGACCAGCGCGTCACTGTGCAAGAGCTTTTCTTCTACCCGGACCACGTGTCCGAGGCAGAGGGAGACGATGAAGAGCAACGTCGAGTCGAGCACGATGAGATCGATCTTGAGCCGGTGTTGCGGGATGCGGTAGTGACTGCGCTGCCCTTCCAGCCGGTGTGCCGGGAAGATTGTCAGGGGCTGTGTTCCGAATGCGGAATTCGCCTTGACGATGAGCCGGGGCACCACCACGAGGTATTGGATCCTCGCTGGGCTGCCCTCGCGAATTTGCAAGGCCAAACCGGCAAAACCGATTGA
- the rpmF gene encoding 50S ribosomal protein L32: protein MAVPKRKMSRSNTRARRSQWKAAAPNLVKTVENGRVTYSLPHQAKVVTDSAGTELFLEYKGRKVADV from the coding sequence GTGGCTGTTCCCAAGCGGAAGATGTCTCGCTCGAATACCCGTGCCCGCCGCTCCCAGTGGAAGGCTGCCGCCCCCAACCTGGTGAAGACCGTTGAGAACGGCCGCGTCACCTACAGCCTGCCGCACCAGGCCAAGGTTGTGACCGACTCCGCCGGTACCGAGCTCTTCCTGGAGTACAAGGGCCGCAAGGTCGCTGACGTCTAA
- a CDS encoding spermidine synthase: MSSRYLRASGVHASIEPDTLVPGSAILALGGAEQSHVNLADPGQIFYEYLARMAHATDLVAPPGQPVTAAHLGAGALTLPRYLQHTRPGSRQWAVELERELPDFVLTELPLPEGTRLEMALGDARAEFAALEPEADGGTRRFDVVVLDVFSGPEAPAHLASADFYGEVAERLEPGGLFLVNVGDDPPFTLIRSQGRALLEVFPGGVAALCETGMLAARYPGNIVFAARTEPWPAAWTEALLAAGPHPAAVLSGMELEDWLG, translated from the coding sequence ATGAGCTCGCGGTACCTCCGGGCCAGTGGTGTCCACGCGAGCATCGAGCCGGACACCCTGGTGCCCGGGTCGGCGATCCTCGCACTGGGCGGCGCCGAGCAGTCCCACGTGAACCTGGCCGACCCGGGCCAGATCTTCTACGAGTACCTCGCCCGCATGGCCCACGCGACGGACCTCGTGGCGCCGCCCGGACAGCCCGTGACGGCCGCGCACCTCGGCGCCGGCGCCCTCACCCTGCCCCGGTATCTGCAGCACACGCGCCCCGGTTCGCGCCAGTGGGCCGTGGAGCTGGAGCGCGAGCTGCCGGACTTCGTCCTGACGGAACTGCCCCTGCCCGAGGGCACCCGGCTGGAGATGGCGCTGGGCGATGCGCGGGCGGAGTTCGCGGCACTGGAACCGGAGGCCGACGGCGGGACGCGGCGCTTCGACGTCGTGGTGCTGGATGTCTTCTCCGGTCCGGAGGCTCCGGCGCATCTCGCGTCGGCGGACTTCTACGGCGAAGTGGCGGAGCGGCTCGAACCGGGCGGGCTCTTCCTGGTCAACGTCGGCGACGACCCGCCCTTCACCCTCATCCGCAGCCAGGGCAGGGCACTCCTGGAGGTCTTCCCCGGTGGGGTCGCGGCCCTCTGCGAGACGGGCATGCTCGCCGCACGCTACCCGGGCAACATCGTGTTCGCGGCCCGCACCGAACCGTGGCCCGCCGCCTGGACGGAAGCCCTCCTGGCCGCAGGCCCCCACCCCGCCGCGGTCCTGAGCGGCATGGAGCTCGAAGACTGGCTGGGGTGA
- the coaD gene encoding pantetheine-phosphate adenylyltransferase, whose protein sequence is MRRAVCPGSFDPIHHGHLEVIARAANIFDEVVVAVSTNPAKKYRFTLEERLDMARETLGYLSGIIVEPMGEGLLAEYCHRRGASAIVKGLRSSSDFDYELPMATMNRQLSGVETVFLAAEGRFTHISSSLIKEVDSLGGDISDFVPRAVLKRLGGGAPKA, encoded by the coding sequence ATGCGTCGTGCTGTGTGCCCCGGTTCCTTCGATCCCATCCATCATGGGCATCTCGAGGTGATCGCGCGTGCCGCGAACATCTTCGATGAAGTGGTGGTGGCCGTGTCGACCAACCCTGCCAAGAAGTACCGCTTCACGCTGGAGGAGCGGCTCGACATGGCACGGGAGACGCTCGGTTATCTGAGCGGGATCATCGTGGAGCCGATGGGAGAGGGCCTGCTCGCCGAGTACTGCCACCGCCGCGGAGCGAGTGCCATCGTCAAGGGCCTCCGTTCGTCGAGTGATTTCGACTACGAACTCCCGATGGCCACCATGAACCGGCAGCTCTCCGGTGTGGAGACGGTCTTCCTCGCCGCGGAGGGCCGTTTCACCCACATCTCCTCCTCCCTCATCAAGGAAGTGGACTCGCTGGGCGGGGACATCTCCGACTTCGTGCCCCGTGCCGTGCTCAAGCGGCTCGGCGGCGGCGCGCCGAAGGCCTGA
- a CDS encoding aminotransferase class I/II-fold pyridoxal phosphate-dependent enzyme has translation MDAARGANLVGADGSLGTTIFEEMTGLAVRHQAINLGQGFPDEDGPGPIRELAQEAIARGENQYAPGKGILPLREAIAGHQRRFYGIGLDPETQVVVTTGATEAIAAAILAVVRPGDEVVTFEPFYDSYGAMIALAGGVHRTVPLRAPDFQPDPEELAAAFGPRTRLVILNNPHNPCGVVFGTEVLDLIVEQATRHDAVILSDEVYEHLTFDVPHVPIATRPGAFDRTLTVSSAGKTFSFTGWKIGWLSGPAPLVAAARTVKQFLSYSSGTPFQGAVASALNLDDSLYRGFAETLRGKRDLLSDGLRAAGFTVYEPQGTYLVTVDTAPLGFHDAAALARLMPERIGVAAIPLSVFCHDDGARRTASLLRFAFCKREPVLREAVARLGGLSEALGQSSAVSR, from the coding sequence ATGGACGCGGCTCGGGGAGCGAACCTCGTCGGCGCCGACGGCTCCCTGGGGACGACCATCTTCGAGGAGATGACGGGCCTGGCGGTCCGCCACCAGGCGATCAACCTGGGCCAGGGGTTCCCCGACGAGGACGGCCCAGGACCCATCCGCGAGCTCGCCCAGGAGGCGATCGCCCGCGGCGAGAACCAGTACGCGCCGGGCAAGGGGATCCTGCCGCTGCGGGAGGCCATCGCCGGACACCAGCGCCGCTTCTACGGGATCGGGCTCGATCCGGAGACCCAGGTCGTGGTCACCACCGGCGCCACCGAGGCGATCGCGGCGGCGATCCTCGCCGTCGTGCGCCCGGGGGATGAAGTGGTGACGTTCGAGCCGTTCTATGACTCGTACGGGGCGATGATCGCCCTGGCGGGCGGCGTGCACCGCACCGTCCCGCTCCGCGCCCCGGACTTCCAGCCGGACCCGGAGGAACTCGCCGCCGCGTTCGGTCCGCGGACGCGCCTGGTGATCCTCAACAACCCTCACAACCCGTGCGGCGTGGTGTTCGGGACGGAGGTGCTCGACCTGATCGTCGAGCAGGCCACGCGGCATGACGCGGTGATCCTGAGCGACGAGGTCTACGAGCACCTGACCTTCGACGTCCCCCACGTGCCCATCGCGACGCGTCCCGGCGCCTTCGACCGCACCCTCACGGTCTCGTCGGCCGGCAAGACGTTCTCCTTCACCGGCTGGAAGATCGGCTGGCTGAGCGGTCCCGCTCCCCTGGTCGCGGCCGCCCGCACCGTCAAGCAGTTCCTGAGCTACAGTTCGGGGACGCCGTTCCAGGGCGCCGTGGCGTCGGCTCTCAACCTGGACGACTCCCTCTACCGCGGCTTCGCCGAAACGCTGCGCGGGAAACGGGACCTCCTCTCGGACGGCCTGCGGGCCGCCGGGTTCACCGTGTACGAGCCGCAGGGCACCTACTTGGTGACGGTGGACACCGCTCCCCTGGGTTTCCACGACGCCGCCGCCCTCGCGCGGCTGATGCCGGAACGCATCGGGGTGGCCGCCATCCCGCTCTCGGTCTTCTGCCACGACGACGGCGCGCGCCGCACCGCGAGTCTGCTCCGCTTCGCCTTCTGCAAGCGCGAGCCGGTGCTCCGTGAGGCGGTCGCCCGCCTCGGCGGGCTGAGCGAGGCGCTGGGCCAGTCCTCAGCGGTGAGCCGATGA
- the rnc gene encoding ribonuclease III translates to MTSSPEDLMKRLGVTLDAETLRLALTHRSYAYENGGIPTNERLEFLGDSILGFSVTDALYRDYPDLPEGELAKRRSAVVSTRALAGVARQLGVGEHIYLGQGEKRTNGMDKASILADTMEALIGACYLNHGIDVARDMVMRLMGPLLTDAAALGAATDWKTYIQEYAASRQLGPVLYEVTGSGPDHARVFQAVLMMGGTAYGTGHGNSKKEAEQEAAGDAWRHLNPAPVES, encoded by the coding sequence ATGACGTCTTCACCCGAAGACCTGATGAAGCGTCTCGGCGTCACTCTTGACGCCGAGACGCTTCGTCTTGCACTCACACACCGGTCCTATGCCTACGAGAACGGCGGGATCCCCACCAACGAGCGCCTGGAGTTCCTGGGCGACTCGATCCTGGGATTCTCCGTGACCGACGCGCTGTACCGTGATTACCCGGATCTGCCGGAGGGCGAGCTGGCCAAGCGCCGCTCCGCCGTCGTCAGCACCCGGGCGCTGGCCGGCGTCGCGCGCCAGCTCGGCGTCGGGGAGCACATCTACCTGGGCCAGGGCGAGAAGCGCACCAACGGGATGGACAAGGCTTCCATCCTCGCGGACACGATGGAGGCCCTGATCGGCGCCTGCTACCTGAACCACGGGATCGACGTCGCGCGGGACATGGTCATGCGCCTCATGGGTCCCCTTCTGACGGATGCCGCCGCGCTGGGCGCGGCCACCGACTGGAAGACCTACATCCAGGAGTACGCGGCCAGCCGTCAGCTCGGCCCCGTCCTTTACGAGGTCACCGGTTCCGGCCCGGACCATGCCCGGGTCTTCCAGGCCGTGCTCATGATGGGCGGCACCGCCTACGGCACCGGCCACGGCAATTCCAAGAAGGAAGCCGAACAGGAAGCCGCGGGTGACGCCTGGCGTCACCTGAACCCCGCTCCGGTCGAATCCTGA